In Tepidimonas taiwanensis, the following are encoded in one genomic region:
- a CDS encoding Rpn family recombination-promoting nuclease/putative transposase, whose amino-acid sequence MSTPDGSYKWLFGEPRLVADLLRAYVPGPWEQADFSTLERVNASYVDERERQRHDDMVWRLRVGQRWVWVYLLLEFQQAVEPHMALRMLGYVALLAQHLVRENQRNDDGSLPLLLPVVLHSGEARWTAPTEAAELFDDSLPTLLPYVPHLKYVLLEQARLVRHEVPATANLAQAIFELEQGQSREELSRLLQALQQWLADEASAPLRRHLTVWLKHWLRRSRRRGRILDELQALPDLLEPTMKLHEKLDRWYDQAVEEGIEQGQHQGLAKAVALQARLRFGELPDWAHARLAAATDAELERWLAGMLSATSLQDLLS is encoded by the coding sequence ATGAGCACCCCAGACGGCAGCTACAAGTGGCTCTTTGGCGAACCGCGCCTCGTCGCCGACCTGCTGCGCGCCTACGTTCCAGGGCCGTGGGAGCAGGCCGACTTCTCCACACTCGAGCGCGTCAACGCCAGCTATGTGGACGAGCGCGAGCGCCAGCGCCACGACGATATGGTGTGGCGGCTGCGTGTCGGCCAGCGTTGGGTGTGGGTGTACCTGCTGCTGGAGTTCCAGCAGGCGGTGGAGCCCCACATGGCGCTGCGCATGCTGGGCTATGTGGCGCTGCTGGCCCAGCACCTTGTCCGCGAGAACCAGCGCAACGACGACGGAAGCCTCCCGCTGTTGCTGCCCGTCGTGCTCCACAGCGGCGAGGCGCGCTGGACAGCCCCCACCGAAGCCGCTGAGCTCTTTGACGACTCGCTGCCCACGCTGCTGCCTTATGTGCCGCACCTGAAGTACGTGCTGCTGGAGCAGGCGCGTCTCGTGCGCCACGAAGTGCCCGCCACCGCCAACCTCGCGCAAGCCATCTTCGAGCTCGAGCAGGGGCAAAGCCGCGAAGAGCTCAGCCGGCTGCTTCAGGCGCTGCAGCAGTGGCTGGCCGACGAGGCGTCCGCGCCACTGCGCCGCCACTTGACCGTGTGGCTCAAGCACTGGTTGCGCCGCAGCCGCCGCCGGGGTAGGATACTCGATGAGCTGCAAGCCCTGCCCGACCTGTTGGAGCCCACGATGAAGCTACACGAAAAACTCGACCGGTGGTACGACCAGGCGGTGGAAGAGGGTATCGAACAAGGCCAGCACCAGGGCCTGGCCAAGGCGGTGGCGCTGCAGGCGCGGCTGCGCTTTGGCGAGCTGCCCGACTGGGCGCACGCGCGGCTGGCGGCAGCCACTGACGCCGAGCTCGAGCGCTGGCTCGCTGGCATGCTCAGTGCCACGAGCTTGCAAGATCTGCTGTCATAA